From Amycolatopsis sp. cg9, one genomic window encodes:
- a CDS encoding carbohydrate-binding protein has product MKRTPVLAAAVVVLAALAVAPAHAAGHTLVVDAAAPFRPVTHAAAGGLYALAENDRPADSTLLPLKLNTLTQPPPGVGQKPNGQPPGGDALKIAPQADRVGAAQVIRLPDIYPNFPYQWVSWDDWLAKVDTMVSKRLAATSVSNVAAWEIWNEPDGTWNTAAAGDFNAGWARTVQRIRTRDTVTPVAGPGYASWNTDRMRAFLAAAKSTNTVPDVVVWHELGHSSGAIAADVAAYRALEASLGIGARPIFINEYAWTDEVDVPGRVANYVSKLERAGVAGADRAFWYEYGTVNGLVVNNSQPTGTWWLYKWYGDMAGSMVTTTPPAQSGLDGFASYDPTRKRVDVVFGDESGSNSVQVGGLSGTVRVTLESTPSSGRFTAVAAPTVLSTSTYTVSNGQITVPVPNMSATSAYHLVVEPAGGVPAYQQRYEAENASVFRAQRLSSTTASNGGYVGRIDNSGDPRNDSYVDFVVNVPSARAYTMTIGYANGTGTNSTQGLAYNGGAWSTVSYPPTAGWGRFGTVSTSVNLRAGHNVIRLAKGSPFFAGGTGYAELDYLQLT; this is encoded by the coding sequence ATGAAACGCACTCCCGTGCTCGCCGCGGCGGTCGTCGTCCTGGCCGCCCTCGCGGTGGCCCCGGCGCACGCCGCGGGGCACACCCTCGTGGTCGACGCCGCGGCGCCGTTCCGGCCGGTCACGCACGCCGCCGCGGGTGGCCTGTACGCCCTGGCCGAAAACGACCGTCCGGCCGACTCGACGTTGCTGCCGCTCAAGCTGAACACCCTCACCCAGCCGCCGCCGGGTGTCGGGCAGAAGCCCAACGGCCAGCCGCCCGGCGGGGACGCGCTGAAGATCGCGCCCCAGGCCGACCGCGTCGGCGCCGCCCAGGTGATCCGGCTGCCGGACATCTACCCGAATTTCCCCTACCAGTGGGTGAGCTGGGACGACTGGCTGGCCAAAGTGGACACGATGGTCTCGAAGCGGCTGGCGGCGACGTCGGTGAGCAACGTGGCCGCGTGGGAGATCTGGAACGAGCCCGACGGCACCTGGAACACCGCCGCCGCGGGTGACTTCAACGCCGGGTGGGCGCGGACGGTCCAGCGGATCCGGACCCGCGACACCGTCACCCCGGTCGCCGGCCCCGGCTACGCGAGCTGGAACACCGACCGGATGCGGGCGTTCCTGGCCGCCGCGAAGAGCACGAACACCGTGCCGGACGTCGTCGTCTGGCACGAACTGGGCCACAGCAGCGGTGCCATCGCCGCGGACGTCGCGGCCTACCGCGCCCTGGAGGCGTCGCTCGGCATCGGCGCGCGGCCGATCTTCATCAACGAGTACGCCTGGACCGACGAGGTCGACGTGCCCGGGCGCGTGGCGAACTACGTGTCGAAGCTGGAACGCGCCGGGGTGGCGGGCGCCGACCGGGCGTTCTGGTACGAGTACGGGACCGTGAACGGGCTGGTCGTGAACAACAGCCAGCCGACCGGGACGTGGTGGCTGTACAAGTGGTACGGCGACATGGCGGGCTCGATGGTGACCACGACCCCGCCCGCGCAGTCCGGTTTGGACGGCTTCGCTTCCTACGACCCGACCCGCAAGCGCGTCGACGTCGTCTTCGGCGACGAGTCGGGCAGCAACTCGGTACAGGTCGGCGGACTCAGTGGCACGGTCCGCGTCACCTTGGAGTCGACGCCGTCCTCGGGCCGGTTCACCGCGGTGGCCGCGCCGACCGTGCTCTCGACGTCGACCTACACCGTCTCGAATGGACAGATCACGGTGCCGGTGCCGAACATGTCCGCCACGAGCGCGTACCACCTGGTGGTGGAACCGGCCGGCGGGGTGCCTGCCTACCAGCAGCGGTACGAAGCGGAGAACGCGTCGGTCTTCCGCGCGCAGCGGCTGTCGAGTACCACGGCATCCAACGGCGGTTACGTCGGCCGCATCGACAATTCCGGTGACCCGCGCAACGACAGCTACGTCGACTTCGTCGTCAACGTGCCGAGTGCGCGCGCGTACACGATGACCATCGGCTACGCGAACGGCACCGGCACGAACTCGACCCAGGGCCTGGCGTACAACGGCGGTGCCTGGTCGACGGTGAGCTACCCGCCGACCGCCGGCTGGGGCCGGTTCGGCACGGTCTCGACGTCGGTGAACCTGCGCGCGGGCCACAACGTGATCCGGCTGGCCAAGGGGTCCCCGTTCTTCGCCGGCGGCACCGGGTACGCCGAACTCGACTACCTGCAGCTCACCTGA
- a CDS encoding P1 family peptidase has product MTRARDLGIPLPGRPGTHNALTDVPGVEVGYTTLVEGDSVRTGVTAILPRGRADFPVPCAAGTFSLNGNGEMTGTAWLAETGSLALPVLITNTHAVGPCHRGVIDWVVRERPDVAAEWLLPVVAETWDGYLNDINAPAIHSGHAIAALDAARGGALDEGSVGGGTGMTCYGFKGGTGTASRLVEYGSDEYTVGVLAQANFGSRRELTVAGEAVGPLLAADDPMAEWAPAPPGAGSVIVVVGTDAPLLPGQCTALARRVPLGLARTGTTGSHFSGDLFLAFSTANPGALTSAFPRTTEAEYEHLRFVPWGRIDPFFEAVVQAVEEAVLNALVANREMTGHRGHRVPALPAAHWRGP; this is encoded by the coding sequence ATGACCCGCGCCCGCGACCTGGGCATCCCGCTGCCCGGACGGCCCGGCACGCACAACGCGCTCACCGACGTCCCGGGCGTCGAAGTCGGCTACACGACGCTCGTCGAAGGCGACTCGGTGCGCACCGGCGTCACCGCGATCCTCCCCCGCGGCCGCGCGGACTTCCCGGTGCCGTGCGCGGCCGGGACGTTTTCCTTGAACGGCAACGGCGAAATGACCGGCACCGCCTGGCTCGCCGAGACCGGTTCGCTGGCCCTGCCGGTGCTGATCACCAACACCCACGCCGTCGGGCCGTGCCACCGCGGCGTGATCGACTGGGTGGTGCGCGAGCGGCCCGACGTCGCGGCGGAGTGGCTGCTGCCGGTCGTCGCCGAGACCTGGGACGGCTACCTCAACGACATCAACGCCCCGGCGATCCACAGTGGACACGCGATCGCGGCCCTCGACGCCGCCCGCGGCGGCGCGCTCGACGAGGGTTCCGTCGGCGGCGGCACGGGGATGACGTGCTACGGCTTCAAGGGCGGCACCGGCACGGCGTCCCGGCTCGTCGAGTACGGCTCCGACGAGTACACCGTGGGCGTGCTGGCGCAGGCGAACTTCGGCAGCCGCCGCGAGCTGACGGTCGCCGGGGAGGCCGTGGGCCCGCTCCTGGCGGCGGACGACCCGATGGCCGAGTGGGCCCCGGCGCCGCCCGGCGCGGGTTCGGTGATCGTCGTCGTCGGCACGGACGCGCCCCTGCTGCCGGGGCAGTGCACGGCGCTGGCCCGCCGCGTCCCCCTCGGCCTGGCCCGCACCGGCACGACCGGCTCGCACTTCTCGGGCGACCTGTTCCTCGCCTTCAGCACGGCGAACCCCGGCGCGCTGACGAGCGCCTTCCCGCGCACCACCGAGGCCGAGTACGAGCACCTCCGGTTCGTGCCGTGGGGCCGGATCGACCCGTTCTTCGAAGCGGTCGTGCAGGCGGTCGAGGAGGCCGTGCTCAACGCGCTGGTGGCCAACCGGGAGATGACCGGCCACCGCGGGCACCGGGTTCCCGCGCTGCCGGCCGCGCACTGGAGGGGTCCCTGA
- a CDS encoding TetR/AcrR family transcriptional regulator produces MARPSRAPERRAELIAVARRAVVERGVLNLRLRDIADGAGLSSGSVLYYFPTLTDLLREVQQEAVERFCTQREDAARSGTPRERLLATIRSGLPSGPSDELCVLLYELGTIARRDPAYAARHVALFERQVRIYTGILEAGAATGEFALTAEPVAIARNLVALEDGYGLHLTQAVPTVDRATAEAMLLSFARIATTRSLEDPS; encoded by the coding sequence ATGGCACGACCGAGCAGGGCCCCCGAACGGCGGGCCGAGCTGATCGCGGTGGCGCGCCGCGCCGTCGTCGAGCGCGGGGTCCTCAACCTGCGGCTGCGGGACATCGCCGACGGCGCGGGCCTCTCCTCGGGCTCGGTGCTCTACTACTTCCCCACCCTGACCGACCTCCTGCGGGAGGTGCAGCAGGAAGCCGTCGAGCGCTTCTGCACCCAGCGGGAGGACGCCGCCCGGAGCGGGACGCCGCGGGAACGGCTGCTCGCCACGATCCGCAGCGGCCTGCCCAGCGGGCCGTCCGACGAGCTGTGCGTGCTGCTCTACGAACTCGGCACGATCGCCCGCCGAGACCCCGCCTACGCCGCCCGGCACGTCGCGCTGTTCGAGCGGCAGGTGCGGATCTACACCGGCATCCTCGAAGCCGGGGCGGCGACCGGCGAATTCGCACTGACCGCCGAACCGGTCGCGATCGCGCGCAACCTCGTCGCGCTCGAGGACGGCTACGGCCTGCACCTCACCCAGGCCGTGCCCACCGTGGACCGGGCCACCGCCGAAGCGATGCTGCTTTCCTTCGCCCGCATCGCGACCACCCGCAGCCTGGAGGACCCGTCATGA
- a CDS encoding APC family permease has product MTTPALRRGLRTLGTLLITLSAISPASSVFIIAPGVLTGAGTGAFFSFAAAAVVGVFMAFVYAELASAFPVAGGEYAIVARTLGRLPGFAVLGLMIVTQVLIVAVIALGVGTYLGVLFPGLPGPAVAAVTCVLAAVVGVFDIKLNAWVTGVFLAIEILALVVVAALGLLHPARPFTDLLAHPVAADGGPATIGAIAIATSVAMFAYNGYGSAVYFGEETQDASRGIARAILLALAITVVAELVPVTAVLLGAPDLGALFGSENMLSAFISARGGSTLDTVLSLAVALAIVNAVLAIVLISSRLVFSSGRDRAWPGAVNRALAAVHPRFGTPWVATAGTGIVAAALCFVDPQLLLVVTSTSIVAVYAALCLGAIIGRRTGSTAHARYRMPWFPVAPVLALAVLVFVVYQNVLDPAVGRPSLLVTAGIVVLAVGYYALVLRRRGGWELAEPVAETPRSRTNR; this is encoded by the coding sequence GTGACCACCCCCGCCCTGCGCCGCGGCCTGCGCACCCTCGGCACCCTGCTCATCACGCTCTCGGCGATCAGCCCCGCGTCGTCGGTGTTCATCATCGCGCCGGGGGTGCTCACCGGCGCCGGGACCGGCGCGTTCTTCAGCTTCGCGGCCGCGGCGGTGGTCGGCGTGTTCATGGCGTTCGTCTACGCCGAGCTCGCGTCGGCGTTCCCCGTGGCCGGCGGCGAATACGCGATCGTGGCCCGCACGCTGGGCCGGCTGCCCGGCTTCGCCGTGCTGGGGCTGATGATCGTCACGCAGGTGCTGATCGTCGCGGTGATCGCGCTCGGCGTCGGGACGTACCTGGGGGTGCTGTTCCCCGGCCTGCCCGGGCCGGCGGTCGCGGCCGTGACGTGCGTGCTGGCCGCCGTCGTCGGGGTGTTCGACATCAAGCTGAACGCGTGGGTGACCGGCGTCTTCCTGGCCATCGAGATCCTCGCGCTGGTGGTGGTCGCCGCGCTCGGCCTGCTCCACCCGGCCCGCCCGTTCACCGACCTGCTCGCCCACCCGGTGGCGGCCGACGGCGGCCCGGCGACGATCGGCGCCATCGCGATCGCGACGTCGGTGGCGATGTTCGCCTACAACGGCTACGGCTCGGCGGTGTACTTCGGCGAGGAGACCCAGGACGCCTCCCGCGGCATCGCCCGCGCGATCCTCCTGGCGCTGGCGATCACGGTGGTCGCCGAGCTGGTCCCGGTCACGGCGGTCCTGCTGGGCGCGCCCGACCTCGGCGCGCTGTTCGGCTCGGAGAACATGCTGTCGGCGTTCATCAGCGCCCGCGGCGGCAGCACGCTCGACACGGTGCTCAGCCTGGCGGTGGCGCTGGCGATCGTGAACGCGGTCCTGGCGATCGTCCTGATCAGCTCCCGCCTGGTCTTCAGCAGCGGCCGCGACCGCGCCTGGCCCGGCGCGGTGAACCGGGCCCTGGCGGCGGTCCACCCCCGCTTCGGCACCCCGTGGGTGGCGACGGCCGGCACCGGAATCGTGGCCGCGGCGCTGTGTTTCGTGGACCCGCAGCTGCTCCTGGTGGTGACGAGCACGTCGATCGTGGCGGTCTACGCGGCCCTCTGCCTGGGCGCGATCATCGGCCGCCGCACGGGTTCGACGGCCCACGCGCGGTACCGCATGCCGTGGTTCCCGGTCGCGCCGGTGCTGGCCTTGGCGGTGCTGGTGTTCGTGGTGTACCAGAACGTCCTGGACCCGGCGGTCGGCCGGCCGAGCCTCCTGGTGACGGCGGGGATCGTGGTGCTGGCGGTGGGGTACTACGCACTGGTGCTGCGCCGCCGCGGCGGGTGGGAGCTGGCCGAGCCGGTGGCGGAAACTCCTCGTTCCCGGACAAATAGGTGA
- a CDS encoding SIR2 family protein has translation MDEGSPSRMLDPDLFDRGDIFCFDTQPYLGELFETVRARKKPLTVVVGAGVSMNSSLPSWRELIDRMTNEIENSSTKMIALRDSSDLMRKAEIVLQILKDGGGDLEDHEFIRRALYSDSHVTPGVLAESIARLVCANRKYARKRARLLTTNFDEILEAALSAYFAEDEVKSFSLELGGSSAWTDWDRFLRRIGVMHLHGLVRQQGDPGEPIVLTESQFLKYGAQVREVISNALEGACTIFIGLGMSDPNLVGPLYATAEERPPRFSLVVPPGVDGVTTTEAARYAINSARYLEDKLGLRPIFLKSYSQLNQVISDLALAVVEPRRYRPDVQSDASLVYRRRLTRALDDCYAGVGCEKTVEIPTGQAAEELTTRLHRALEIENGPLPVLRELALRYGHPLGGAGENFGLFLWLRSRELEDRRHRYILNLVGTSVYAHREDWSLRHHVKISRETEFAAAQAVFTGIVQATNLTPTPIAQIWRGIFAMPILMSGIGSDRMIGAGPADVLTVGAITLNSTFVITTNGEPVPPGDLSLISKLDSVDKNLLLESLDKAAQYAIHPS, from the coding sequence ATGGACGAAGGTTCCCCGTCGAGAATGCTCGACCCCGACCTGTTCGACCGGGGCGACATCTTCTGCTTCGACACGCAACCGTACCTGGGAGAACTGTTCGAAACCGTCCGGGCGCGCAAGAAGCCGCTGACCGTCGTCGTCGGTGCCGGGGTGTCGATGAACTCCAGCCTGCCGTCTTGGCGGGAACTCATCGACCGGATGACGAACGAGATCGAGAACTCGAGCACGAAGATGATCGCGTTGCGCGACAGTTCCGATCTGATGCGGAAAGCCGAGATCGTCCTGCAGATCTTGAAAGACGGCGGTGGTGATCTCGAAGACCACGAGTTCATCCGGCGGGCGCTCTATTCCGATTCGCACGTCACGCCGGGAGTGCTGGCGGAGTCGATCGCGCGGCTGGTCTGCGCGAACCGGAAGTACGCCCGCAAGCGGGCCCGGCTGCTGACGACGAACTTCGACGAGATCCTCGAAGCGGCATTGAGCGCGTACTTCGCCGAAGACGAGGTGAAGTCGTTCTCGCTCGAACTGGGCGGCAGTTCCGCGTGGACGGACTGGGATCGATTCCTCCGCCGGATCGGCGTGATGCACTTGCACGGCCTGGTCCGCCAGCAGGGCGACCCCGGCGAGCCGATCGTCCTCACCGAGTCCCAGTTCCTGAAGTACGGTGCGCAGGTGCGGGAAGTCATCTCGAACGCGCTCGAGGGTGCCTGCACGATCTTCATCGGGCTGGGCATGTCGGACCCGAACCTCGTCGGCCCGCTCTACGCGACCGCAGAGGAGAGGCCGCCGCGCTTCTCCCTGGTGGTGCCGCCCGGCGTCGACGGGGTCACCACGACCGAGGCCGCTCGCTACGCCATCAACTCGGCTCGCTACCTCGAGGACAAACTGGGCCTCAGGCCGATCTTCCTGAAGTCCTACTCGCAGCTGAACCAGGTCATCTCGGATCTCGCGCTCGCCGTGGTGGAACCGCGGCGGTACCGGCCCGACGTGCAGAGCGACGCCTCACTCGTCTACCGCCGGCGGCTCACCCGGGCGCTGGACGACTGCTATGCGGGTGTCGGCTGCGAGAAAACCGTGGAGATCCCCACCGGTCAAGCCGCCGAAGAACTCACGACCCGGTTGCACCGGGCGCTCGAAATCGAGAACGGTCCGCTTCCCGTCTTGCGGGAACTCGCGCTGCGGTACGGTCATCCGCTCGGCGGCGCGGGCGAGAACTTCGGCCTGTTCCTGTGGCTGCGCAGCCGGGAGCTCGAAGACCGGCGGCACCGCTACATCCTCAACCTCGTCGGGACGTCGGTGTACGCGCACCGCGAAGACTGGTCGCTGCGCCACCACGTGAAAATCAGCCGGGAAACGGAGTTCGCCGCCGCGCAAGCGGTCTTCACGGGCATCGTGCAGGCGACGAACCTCACGCCGACCCCGATCGCCCAGATCTGGCGGGGGATTTTCGCGATGCCCATCCTCATGTCCGGGATCGGCAGTGACCGGATGATCGGCGCCGGCCCCGCCGACGTCTTGACGGTGGGTGCCATCACGCTCAACTCGACGTTCGTCATCACGACCAACGGCGAGCCGGTGCCGCCCGGGGATCTGTCGTTGATCAGCAAGCTGGACTCGGTGGACAAGAACCTGCTGCTCGAGAGCCTGGACAAGGCCGCGCAGTACGCGATCCACCCGAGCTGA
- the mftR gene encoding mycofactocin system transcriptional regulator (MftR, the mycofactocin system transcriptional regulator, is an uncharacterized TetR family DNA-binding transcription factor. Its role is inferred by context. It occurs as part of the biosynthesis locus for mycofactocin, a partially characterized electron carrier derived from the terminal Val-Tyr dipeptide of the precursor peptide MftA, through a radical SAM enzyme-mediated process.): MTQRTPAARRGRPPGTSARELEVIALRLFTERGFHETTVDEIAATAGVSRRTFFRYYDAKSDVLWNEFDAEVGAIAKHLAAADAGLPILDAVREAVIAANHYRAEDVPELRLRMHLLSSVPELAASATRHYDAWERAVSAYVGTRTGQPADALYPLAVGRAVLATCRAAYERWSARADADLTVYLDAALRALASGFADPGVIEPGI, translated from the coding sequence ATGACCCAGCGCACCCCCGCGGCCCGCCGCGGCAGGCCACCCGGCACGAGCGCCCGCGAACTGGAGGTCATCGCGCTGCGCCTGTTCACCGAGCGCGGCTTCCACGAGACGACGGTCGACGAGATCGCCGCGACCGCGGGCGTCAGCCGCCGCACGTTCTTCCGCTACTACGACGCCAAGTCCGACGTCCTGTGGAACGAGTTCGACGCCGAGGTCGGCGCGATCGCCAAGCACCTCGCCGCGGCGGACGCCGGCCTGCCGATCCTGGACGCGGTCCGCGAAGCGGTCATCGCGGCCAACCACTACCGCGCCGAGGACGTCCCGGAACTCCGGCTGCGGATGCACCTGCTCAGCTCGGTGCCGGAACTGGCGGCCAGCGCGACCCGCCACTACGACGCGTGGGAGCGAGCGGTCAGCGCGTACGTCGGCACGCGCACCGGCCAGCCGGCGGACGCGCTGTACCCGCTGGCGGTCGGCCGCGCGGTCCTGGCGACGTGCCGCGCGGCGTACGAGCGCTGGTCGGCTCGTGCGGACGCGGACTTGACGGTGTACTTGGACGCGGCGCTGCGGGCGCTGGCGAGCGGGTTCGCCGACCCGGGGGTCATCGAGCCCGGGATCTGA
- the mftA gene encoding mycofactocin precursor MftA (Mycofactocin is a small molecule electron carrier derived from the final two amino acids, Val-Tyr, of MftA, the mycofactocin precursor. It plays a role in redox homeostasis and the metabolism of alcohols and aldehydes in Actinobacteria, including Mycobacterium tuberculosis.), with product MTDKIAEEPVEETPVAEDLLVEEVSIDGMCGVY from the coding sequence ATGACCGACAAGATCGCCGAAGAGCCCGTCGAGGAGACCCCGGTCGCCGAAGACCTGCTGGTCGAGGAGGTCTCGATCGACGGGATGTGCGGTGTCTACTGA
- the mftB gene encoding mycofactocin biosynthesis chaperone MftB (MftB, a small protein, is a peptide chaperone that assists the radical SAM enzyme MftC in performing two modifications to the C-terminal Val-Tyr dipeptide of the mycofactocin precursor peptide, MftA. MftB's role is analogous to the role of PqqD in the biosynthesis of PQQ, a cofactor that derives entirely from a Tyr and a Glu in the precursor PqqA.): MSTEPFDLDAAWRLDSRVAIRPERFGALLYHFGTRRLSFLKSPALLTVVRSLDAHPSARAACAGAGVGPPELPSYRAALAALAASRMIQPRSA; encoded by the coding sequence GTGTCTACTGAGCCGTTCGACCTGGACGCGGCCTGGCGGCTCGACAGCCGGGTCGCGATCCGGCCGGAACGGTTCGGGGCGCTGCTGTACCACTTCGGCACCCGCCGCCTGTCCTTCCTGAAGAGCCCGGCCCTGCTGACCGTCGTCCGTTCCCTGGACGCGCACCCGAGCGCCCGCGCCGCCTGCGCCGGGGCCGGGGTGGGCCCGCCCGAGCTGCCGAGCTACCGCGCCGCGCTGGCCGCGCTGGCCGCATCGCGGATGATCCAGCCGAGGAGTGCCTGA
- the mftC gene encoding mycofactocin radical SAM maturase (MftC is a radical SAM/SPASM enzyme that catalyzes the first two steps in biosynthesis of the electron carrier mycofactocin from the terminal Val-Tyr dipeptide of the precursor peptide MftA.) has product MSLVDEFQYGLDAPICLTWELTYACNLSCVHCLSSSGRRDPRELSTAECTALIDEFERMQVFYVNIGGGEPTVRPDFWELVDYATEHHVGVKFSTNGVKITPEVARRLAASDYVDVQISLDGATAEVNDHVRGPGSYDTAIRAMRNLADAGFENFKISVVMTRHNVSQLDAFKAIADRYGAQLRITRLRPSGRGADTWNELHPTAAQQRSLYDWLVAKGENVLTGDSFFHLAGYGGGGLPGLNLCGAGRVVCLVDPVGDVYACPFAIHDTFLAGNTRSEGGFARVWRESELFTSLRSPQSAGACTSCSAFDACRGGCMAAKFFTGLPLDGPDPECVRGHGELALAGVTSVPKPSLDHSHRRRPVPVTIGMRRPCDENPLA; this is encoded by the coding sequence ATGTCCCTTGTGGACGAATTCCAGTACGGGCTCGACGCGCCCATCTGCCTCACCTGGGAACTCACCTACGCCTGCAACCTTTCCTGCGTGCACTGCCTTTCCTCCTCCGGGCGGCGGGACCCGCGCGAACTGTCCACAGCGGAGTGCACGGCGCTGATCGACGAGTTCGAGCGCATGCAGGTCTTCTACGTCAACATCGGCGGCGGCGAGCCGACCGTCCGCCCGGACTTCTGGGAGCTCGTCGACTACGCGACCGAGCACCACGTCGGCGTCAAGTTCTCCACCAACGGCGTCAAGATCACCCCGGAGGTGGCGCGCCGGCTGGCCGCGAGCGACTACGTCGACGTCCAGATCTCCCTGGACGGCGCCACCGCCGAGGTCAACGACCACGTCCGCGGCCCCGGCTCGTACGACACCGCGATCCGCGCCATGCGGAACCTGGCCGACGCGGGCTTCGAGAACTTCAAGATCTCCGTGGTGATGACCCGGCACAACGTAAGCCAGCTCGACGCGTTCAAGGCGATCGCCGACCGCTACGGCGCCCAGTTGCGGATCACGCGGCTGCGCCCGTCCGGCCGCGGCGCCGACACCTGGAACGAGCTGCACCCGACCGCCGCCCAGCAGCGTTCGCTGTACGACTGGCTGGTGGCGAAGGGCGAGAACGTCCTCACCGGCGACTCGTTCTTCCACCTGGCCGGCTACGGCGGCGGCGGGCTGCCGGGCCTGAATCTGTGCGGCGCCGGGCGGGTGGTGTGCCTGGTCGACCCGGTCGGCGACGTCTACGCCTGCCCGTTCGCCATCCACGACACCTTCCTGGCCGGCAACACCCGGTCCGAGGGCGGCTTCGCGCGCGTCTGGCGGGAATCCGAGCTGTTCACCTCGTTGCGCAGCCCGCAGAGCGCGGGCGCGTGCACGTCGTGCTCGGCCTTCGACGCCTGCCGCGGCGGCTGCATGGCCGCGAAGTTCTTCACCGGCCTGCCGCTGGACGGCCCGGACCCGGAATGCGTGCGCGGCCACGGCGAACTCGCGCTGGCGGGCGTCACCAGCGTCCCGAAGCCGTCGCTGGACCACTCCCACCGGCGGCGCCCGGTCCCGGTCACCATCGGGATGCGCCGCCCCTGCGACGAGAACCCGCTGGCCTGA
- the mftE gene encoding mycofactocin biosynthesis peptidyl-dipeptidase MftE translates to MVRLADLSWPDAAARAAAGAILAVPVGATEQHGPHLPLTTDTDIALALCDRLAEARPDVVVAPAVPYGSSGEHAGFAGTLSIGQEATEVLLVELGRSAAETFGRLLFVSAHGGNTGPVTRAAARLRAESRDVSVFRPHWPGEPHAGRAETALQLAMRPRSVRMDRAVAGDRRPIGELLPLLREGGVRAVTATGVLGDPAPATAAEGAQLLSELTAALVSHVDGWGRG, encoded by the coding sequence ATGGTGCGCCTCGCGGACCTGTCCTGGCCGGACGCCGCCGCCCGCGCGGCGGCGGGCGCGATCCTGGCGGTCCCGGTCGGCGCGACCGAGCAGCACGGCCCGCACCTGCCGCTGACGACGGACACCGACATCGCCCTCGCGCTGTGCGACCGGCTCGCCGAAGCCCGCCCGGACGTCGTGGTGGCCCCGGCGGTGCCGTACGGCTCGAGCGGCGAGCACGCGGGGTTCGCGGGGACGCTTTCGATCGGCCAGGAGGCGACGGAGGTCTTGCTGGTGGAACTGGGCCGCTCGGCGGCGGAGACGTTCGGGCGGCTGCTGTTCGTCTCCGCGCACGGCGGCAACACCGGCCCGGTGACCCGCGCGGCGGCCCGGCTGCGTGCGGAGTCGCGGGACGTCTCGGTGTTCCGGCCGCACTGGCCGGGGGAGCCGCACGCGGGCCGGGCGGAGACGGCACTGCAGCTGGCCATGCGCCCGCGCAGCGTCCGGATGGACCGCGCGGTCGCGGGCGACCGCCGCCCGATCGGCGAGCTGCTGCCGCTGTTGCGGGAGGGCGGAGTGCGCGCGGTGACGGCAACCGGCGTACTCGGCGACCCGGCTCCGGCGACCGCCGCCGAGGGGGCGCAGTTGCTGAGCGAGCTGACGGCGGCCCTGGTGTCGCATGTGGACGGATGGGGACGGGGATGA